The proteins below are encoded in one region of Carcharodon carcharias isolate sCarCar2 chromosome 2, sCarCar2.pri, whole genome shotgun sequence:
- the ccr6a gene encoding C-C chemokine receptor type 6a: MEFYDYIYDYENSTFDYSDMEFLCTMNDTRKFTWVFIPVFYSIITVTGIIGNGLVVLTYSFYKKVKSMTDMYLMNLAIADILFVVILPFWAAVESKGWVFGNIGCKVLDGVYRINFYSGMLLLAVISIDRYIAIVHATKSFNNRGKALVYSKIICIAIWVAGIVASLPTFIFGQMYKFNTTGEMVCDIRYPKNYSSIGKMVAPTVQLTLGFFVPLLIMIFCYSLIINTLLQARNFQRHKAFRVVMAVVVAFVICQVPYNVIELHVTLFKTTDCELHKPMTIVRTVTRSLAFFHCCLNPILYAFIGVKFRFYFTKIIQDIWCLSKKYITFRHSPSRRTSETFVSRRTSDFDIDNPSSFTM; encoded by the coding sequence ATGGAATTTTATGACTATATTTATGACTATGAAAACAGTACTTTCGACTATTCCGACATGGAATTCTTGTGTACGATGAATGATACCAGGAAATTTACATGGGTATTTATTCCAGTTTTTTATTCAATCATCACTGTGACAGGCATTATTGGCAATGGTTTGGTTGTGTTAACCTATTCCTTTTACAAGAAGGTGAAGTCTATGACTGACATGTACCTCATGAATTTGGCTATAGCTGATATACTGTTTGTAGTTATCCTACCATTCTGGGCTGCAGTCGAATCAAAAGGGTGGGTCTTTGGGAATATTGGATGTAAGGTTCTCGATGGGGTGTACAGGATCAACTTCTACAGTGGAATGTTGTTGCTGGCTGTTATTAGTATTGATCGATATATTGCTATTGTTCATGCAACTAAGTCCTTCAACAACAGGGGAAAGGCATTGGTTTACAGTAAAATTATTTGTATAGCTATCTGGGTAGCTGGAATTGTTGCATCCCTGCCAACATTCATTTTTGGTCAAATGTACAAATTCAACACAACTGGAGAAATGGTGTGTGATATTAGGTATCCTAAAAACTATTCAAGCATAGGTAAAATGGTTGCTCCGACAGTACAACTAACACTGGGTTTTTTTGTGCCCCTATTAATCATGATTTTCTGTTACTCTTTGATAATTAACACACTTCTCCAAGCTAGAAACTTCCAGAGGCATAAGGCATTTCGAGTTGTAATGGCAGTAGTAGTAGCGTTTGTCATTTGTCAAGTGCCATACAATGTCATTGAACTTCAtgtgactttatttaaaacaactGACTGTGAACTtcacaaacccatgaccattgtGCGTACAGTGACACGATCCTTGGCCTTTTTTCATTGTTGCCTGAATCCCATTCTCTATGCATTTATTGGCGTTAAATTCAGGTTTTATTTTACAAAAATTATTCAAGATATCTGGTGTTTAAGCAAAAAGTACATTACATTTCGCCACAGCCCGTCAAGACGTACCAGTGAAACATTTGTGTCAAGACGGACTTCTGACTTTGATATTGACAACCCATCGTCTTTTACCATGTGA